DNA sequence from the Ruminococcus albus 7 = DSM 20455 genome:
GGTACCCTGTGACCCATGAAGTAAACCTCATGCTGCGGGAAGAACAGCATCTTCACCGCGATGTAGTTAGTAAAATATCCTATGACCGCACCTATCAGCGGTGCAGCCAGCATTTTAAGTATTTCCATTATTCAGCACTCCTCGTTTGTTGTCTTTTTTCTGTCTTTAGTTAGTATAGTATAGCACTTATTTGAGCCGTTGTCAATAAATCAGATGTTACCTGTGTAACTTACCCTGTTAGTATGCTTTGTATTTGTATTATCATTTATCAAAATGTGAACAAAAAGTAAAAAGACACTAATTTCTTGATACGGGCTTGAAATATCTGAAGAAAAATGTTATAATGGTAAGCGTGTAATTATGATAAAAACTATGTTATATCTAAGTTTTTTATCCTGCAAAAATATTTGAATGGAGGAAACTGTATGTCTGAAACGAAAAAGTCTCTGGCAGAGCTCCAGGCGCTTATTGCTGACAGCGCTGCAAGAACAAGGCTGACATATCTGTTTGATGAAGGAAAATTTACCGAGCTTGATGCTTTTGCGGGTGAGGCTGCCGGCGTTGTAACTGCCTACGGCTATGCTGACGGTGAGCCTGTATATGCGTTCTCTCAGGACGTTTCCGTAAAAAGCGGCGCTATGACCGAGGTCGGTGCGCGAAAGATAGCTAAGGTTTATGACCTGGCTGCCAAGACGGGTACACCCGTTGTAGGTATTTATGATTCCTACGGTGCTGATGTTAATGACAGCGCAGCTGCACTGAGGGCTTACGGTGAGCTTATGCTGTGGACAGCAAATCTTTCGGGCGTAGTACCTCAGATAGCTGTTGTTGCAGGTGTATGCTCGGGTACTGCCGCACTGCTGGCTGAGGCTGCTGATTTTGTTGTTATGGCAAAGGATGCCAGCCTGTACGCAGTTCCTAATGCAAAGAGCAACGGCTCTGCTGAAAATGCTGCTGCAAACGGAACAGTATGCGCTGTATGCGATGATGATAAGGCTGCTGTTGAAAAGGCAAAGGATATTCTTCTGAAGCTGCCTTCCAACAACCTCTCACCCGTACCTGTGTATGAGTATGAAGAACCCACAGCTGCTGCAGGCAGCGATATAGATAGCCTGACAAAGGCTGTGTTCGACGCTGACAGCGTTATCGAACTCAGCGCGGGCTTCGGCGGTGCTGCTTATACCGCTCTGGCAACTGTCAACGGTGAAACAGTAGGCGTTGCCGCAACAAACAAGACCAAGGATAGGCTGACCGAGGACGACTGCGCTAAGCTGGCAAGATTCGTCCGCACCTGTGATGCTTTTGCCGTTCCCGTAGTTACCTTCGTTGATACCGAGGGCTTTGCAGGAAATGACGATACCGAGGCTGCAGGCGCTGTAAAGAGCATGAGCAAGCTGGCTCACGCTTATGCTGAGGCTACCACCGCTAAGGTCAGCGTAGTTACAGGCAAGGCTTACGGTGCAGCATATATAGCACTGGCAGGCAAGGGCGCAAATGCTGATGTTGCATACGCTCTGCCCACAGCAGTTATATCCGCTCTCGACCCCGTTACCGCTGTCGAGTTCATGGAGCATGACAAGCTGGCAGGCGCTGAAGACCTGACTGCTGCAAGAAATGCTCTGGCTGATGAGTTCGCTAAGACTCAGGCAAGTGCTGCAAATGCAGCTGTGAACGGTCTGGTAGACGGCATCGTTGATGCTTCACAGCTCAGAAGTGCTGTAGTTGACGCTCTGGCTATGATGAGCGGCAAGAGGATTTCCAGACTTCCCAAGAAGCACAGCAATATCCAGCTTTAATATGTAAATAATTGTAAAGGACGGTATAGTTATGAAAAGATATAATATCACTGTTAACGGTAAGGCTTACGATGTAGCTGTTGAGGAGGTAGGCGCTGACGCTGCTGCTCCTGTAGCTGCTGCTCCCGCACCTGCTGCAAAGCCCGCTGCTGCACCTGCACCCGCTGCTGCTCCCGCAGCTAATGTTGAGGGTACAAAGGTAACTGCTCCTATGCCCGGCAACGTACTCGATGTAAAGGTATCTGTAGGTGATACAGTTTCCGCAGGTCAGGCTATCGTTGTTCTTGAGGCTATGAAGATGGAAAACGATATCAACGCACCCGTAGCAGGCAAGGTACTCAGCATAACCGCTACTAAGGGCTCACAGGTAGATACAGGTGCAGTACTGGCTGTTATCGGCTGATGCCCCTTATCAGACTTACCAATAAGTGAAAGGAACGATATATAATGGCTAAGCTTAAAATAACCGAGACAGTTCTCCGTGACGCCCATCAGTCTCTGCTGGCAACGAGAATGTCTATGGACGATATGAAGCCTATCCTCTCAACAATGGATAAGATAGGTTTTTATTCCGCTGAATGCTGGGGCGGTGCTACATTTGATTCCTGCATCCGTTTCCTGAATGAAGATCCCTGGGAGAGACTCAGAACTCTCAGAAAGGAAATGCCCAACACAAAGCTCCAGATGCTGTTCAGAGGACAGAATATGCTGGGCTACCGTCATTACGCTGATGACCTGGTAGAGTATTTCGTACAGAAGTCCATCGCAAATGGTATCGATATCATCAGAATATTCGATGCACTTAACGATATAAGAAACCTCCAGACAGCTATCAAGGCTGCCAATAAGGAGAAGGGTCACGCTCAGGTAGCTATCTCCTATACTCTTGGTGAAGTATTCACTCATCAGTATTATATGGATTACGCTAAGCGTATCCAGGAGGCTGGTGCTGATTCTATCTGTATCAAGGATATGGCTGCACTGCTCACTCCTTATGAGGCTGAAACACTGGTAAGAGATATCAAGTCTGTTGTTGATATCCCTGTACAGCTCCACACTCACTATACCTCAGGTCTGGCTTCCATGTGTATCATGAAGGCTGTTGAGGCTGGTGTTGATGCTGTTGATACCGCTATGTCTCCTCTCGCACTGGGTACTTCCCACGCTCCTACCGAGTCTATCGTGGCTACATTCCAGGGCACAGAGTACGATACAGGTCTTGACCTCGTAAAGCTCAACGAAGTAAGAGATTACTTCATGGGTCTGAGAAAGAAGTACATCGACAATGGTCTGCTGGATCCTTCCATGCTGGCTACAAACACAAATGCACTCCTGTATCAGGTACCCGGCGGAATGCTCTCCAACCTGCTCAGCCAGCTGAAGCAGGCAGGCAAGGCAGATCAGCTTGAGGACGTTCTCAAGGAAGTTCCGAGAGTACGTAAGGATTCAGGCTTCCCGCCTCTGGTTACTCCTACTTCCCAGATCGTTGGTACACAGGCTGTGTTCAACGTTATCATGGGCGAAAGATACAAGACTGTTACCAAGGAGTTCAAGGGTCTTGTCAAGGGCGAATACGGTAAGACTCCTGTTGATATCGACCCTGCATTCCGTAAGAAGATACTGGGCGATGAAGAGCCTATCGACTGCCGTCCCGCAGACCTGCTCAAGCCTGAGTTTGATACAATGAAGAAGGAATGCGCTGAGTGGACAGAGCAGGAGGAGGATATCCTGACCTACGCTATGTTCCCGAAGGTAGCTCCAAAGTTCTTCAAGGACAGACGCGATAAGAAGTACGGCGTTGACGGTGCTCATTCCGATGCTGACAACAAGGTACATCCTGTTTAATTTATAATTGTTTTCATTAGCGGATGGCACGTTGTGCTGTCCGCTTTTTGTTGGTGCGAAGTGGGGAGGATATAAGCCGAAGAGTCCACTTCCAATGCCCAAACCGATATACACCATGCAAATTTTGTATGCTGTACCGAAAAAAGCCGAAAAAACCGAAAAATTCGGGAAAAGATGTAAAAAATAATAAGTTTTTTCTGAAAAAGACTTGAAATATCTTCTGAAATGGTGTATAATAGATTCAGAAATTTTTTCTAGGAGGTACAATACAATGGCAAATGTAAAAGTTGCAATTAATGGTTTTGGTCGTATCGGCCGTCTGGCTTTCAGACAGATGTTCGGTGCAGAGGGTTATGAGATCGTTGCTATCAACGACCTGACAAAGCCCTCCATGCTGGCTAACCTGCTGAAGTTCGATACCGCACAGGGCGGTTACTGCGGCAGAATAGGTGAGAATACTCACACTGTATCCGCTGATGATGAGGCTAACACCATCACAGTTGATGGCAAGACTCTTCAGATCTATGCAAAGGCTAACGCTGCTGAGCTGCCTTGGGGCGAGCTGGGTGTTGACGTTGTTCTCGAGTGCACAGGTTTCTACTGCTCAAAGGCTAAGAGCCAGGCTCACATCGACGCTGGCGCTAAGAAGGTAGTTATCTCTGCTCCTGCAGGCAACGATCTGCCTACAATCGTTTTCTCTGTTAACGAGAAGACTCTGACTAAGGATGACAAGATCATTTCTGCTGCATCCTGCACAACTAACTGCCTCGCACCTATGGCTAAGGCACTGAATGACTACGCTCCTATCCAGAGCGGTATCATGAGCACCATCCACGCTTACACAGGCGATCAGATGATCCTCGATGGTCCTCACAGAAAGGGCGATATGAGAAGAGCTAGAGCTGGCGCTGCTAACATCGTTCCTAACAGCACCGGTGCTGCTAAGGCAATCGGTCTGGTTATCCCTGAGCTGAACGGCAAGCTGATCGGTTCTGCACAGAGAGTTCCTGTTCCTACAGGTTCTACAACTATCTTGACTGCAGTTGTTAAGAAGGCTGACGTTACTGTTGACGGCATCAACGCTGCTATGAAGGCTGCTGCTTCCGAGAGCTTCGGTTACAACACCGATCCTATCGTTTCTTCTGACGTTATCGGCATGAGATTCGGTTCTCTGTTCGATGCAACTCAGACAATGGTTTCCAAGATCTCTGATGATCTGTACGAGGTACAGGTTGTTTCTTGGTACGACAACGAGAATTCTTACACATCTCAGATGGTAAGAACTATCAAGTACTTTGCAGAGCTGGGCTAATCCCAATTAATTGCAACGATATATCCCCCGAGGTCGTCAGGATCTCGGGGGATTTTTGTCAGTTATCCCAGCTTCTTGAGATATTTCTCTTTTCTTCTTCGTTTATTATTTCATTTAACACTGAAAAATATGGAATCATGATAGCGTCCCAATATTCACTTGCAGCATCTATATCCAAAGAGTCGTTTTCATCTACTTGATATTTATGATTAATATCAGGATATAGTAACTTCCAACAATCTATTATTATTCCATGATTGCAAGTTATTTTACAGGTAGTATAATCGTCATTACGTTCAATCTTTTCAACAGAAATATCTGCACCAGTGTACCTTGATAATATTTCAGAGAAAGTAAGTTCCTCTTTTTCAGATGCAAATCCGTTTGGTGAATATTCACTTTCATAATATATGTATTTATCGTTTGAAAACATTCCTTCTGTTGGTCTAATCGTTAATGTGCTTACATCAACTAAGGCGTTATCATCATAAAGCATTTTACCCAAATTTGATAGACTTCCATAATTATAGAACTTATATAAGTAAGTTTTTCCACTTTCTGTCATAGCAACTTTCCAAGGAGCGTCAGATTCTGATATTTCGCTATAATCGACTATTTTCGTAACTTTTTCTTGTGCATCATTTTCAACAACTTTTATAAACGCTTCCTGCATTGGCAGTTTTTCATGCTCAATTATTGGCTCGATGACAGGTGCGGTCGTTGTCGTTTCAGCTGTAGTAGTTGTTTCTGTAACAGTTGTTTCAGTGGGCTGTTCAGATTCAGCTTCGTTGGTGTTTGCAACGGTTGTTGTGGTCGTGGTTTCTTTTGCTGTGCTGTTTGCAGTTTCACCACATGATGACATAACTGCGATCACAGCAAGGATAAATGGGAATATCCGTTTTTTCATAATGATCACCTCATTTTATAAAATATCCCGACTTGGGATATTTCTATTATACCATAATGGTATAATAGTGTCAAGAGGTGGTAGCATGAGATTGAAAGAACTGCGAAAGAAAAAGCACATAACTCAGCTCAGGCTAGCTATGGATCTGAACATGAACCAGAATAGCATAAGCCGTTACGAAACTGGTGAGCGTGAAGCGGATTATAAAACGCTTATCCTTTTTGCTGATTATTTCGGAGTTTCCATAGATTACCTCTTAGAACGCACTGACGACCCCACCTTTCACAAATGACTTTCTGCCTTCGGGCAGTTTTTTTATTCACCCACCCGTCTTCTCCCGCATAAAATATGATAAATTAATAAAGGGAGGTCACATAATGAAAAGTACTGTATTCCTGTGCGTGGAGGGAGATACGCGGCAGGCGTATGTGTGTGAAAGCCTAAGGGCTTTCGGAAATGTATATATCATTGGAAAAGACGGTGCGGTTCCCGAGAATATGCCCGAAAAAGCTGACGTTCTTGTGCTGCCGATGATGACGGGCGAAGAATATGATATTGACCCGGCTATGGTCACATCACATTTAATATCTGGAGGACTTGTTCTTGGCGGAAGACTTTCACATGGTCAGAAAAAGCTTTTCAGTGATATGGGGTTTTCTGCAGAAGATTATTTTTTGCGTGAAAGTCTTGCGCTGAAAAATGCTGTCCCCACTGCTGAAGGTACACTTATGACGGTCATGGCGAATACCACCGGCACTGTTTATCAAAGCAGGATCCTCGTTCTGGGTTATGGCAGAACGGGAAAGTCTTGTGCGCGACTGTTCAGCGCGGCTGGCGCTGATTGCACCGTTGCCGCGCGCCGCCCCGAAATCCTTGCACAGGCGTGGTCTGATGGTCATCATACCGTTCATCTTTCCGATATAGCCAATAGTGCGGACAGCTTCGATACTATTATAAATACAGTACCTGCTGTGGTGCTCACGGAGGAAATACTGTCATGTGTCCAAAAAAACTGCCTTATTGTGGATCTGGCATCAATGCCTGGCGGCACAGACTTCTTTGCTGCCGAAAGGCTGGGCATAAAAGCCATTCATGCCCTGGCACTGCCTGCAAAAGCCGCACCTGCCGCATCAGGAAGGTATATTGCTGAAACCATTATTGAGATGTTAGAAGAAAGGGGGATGACCAATTGCTGACAGAGAACAAACTGAATGGCATAAGGATAGGCTATGCCCTGTCAGGTTCGTTCTGTACCTTTGAGAAAAGCCTTGCTGCAGCTGAGGTGCTTCGTTCAATGGGTGCCGAACTGCTTCCGGTCATGTCATTCAATGCCGCTTCACTTGATACCCGTTTCGGCAAAGCTGAAGATTTCATCCGCCGCCTTGAAGCTATCGCAGACAGACCCGTAATAAAAACTATCGCTGATGCCGAACCAATAGGTCCCCGAAAGCTGTGCGATATAATGGTTGTTGCACCCTGTACCGCCAATACAGCCGCCAAGCTGGCACTTGGCATTACCGATACGCCCCTGACTATGGCAGTAAAGAGCCACCTCCGAAGCGGCCGACCTGTTGTTGTGGCGATATCCACAAATGATGCCCTTGGCGCTTGTGCAAAAAATATAGGCATCCTTCATAACTACCGCCATTACTACTTTGCTCCCTATTCTCAGGATGACCACGCAGGAAAGCCTGCATCAATGGTTGCAGATCTTTCTCTCCTCCCTGATACTGTCGCCCTTGCACTTGAGGGCGTGCAGATACAGCCCGTGATACGCTGAAAGTATTGACTTTTCAGCGCTGTTGCTTTATAATATATATGCGAAGAACGGTGCGTAACGTCCCGTCCTTAAAGTAACAGCATCGGGAGGTCATACTATGGATATAGTAAAGATCGTCATCACGGGCGGACCGTGTGGAGGAAAATCAACGGCTATGAGCCTTATCATGAAAGAGTTTGATAAACTCGGTTATACGGTGCTTTTCGTGCCTGAAACAGCAAGCGAGCTCATAGGCGGCGGAGTAGCCCCCTGGACCTGCGGCAGAAATGTTGATTTCCAGAAATGTCTGTTTGCCCTGCAGCTTGAAAAAGAAAGGGTATTCCGTCAGGCAGCTATGACTATGGGCAAGGATAAGTACCTGATAGTGTGCGACAGGGGAGCTCTTGACAATAAGGCATATATGTCCTCTGATGAGTTTACCGAAGTGCTTGACAGTATCGGCATGAAAGAGGTCGAGCTCCGCGACAACTATGATGCGGTGTTTCACCTTGTTACTGCGGCAAAGGGTGCTGAAAAGTTCTATACCCTTGATAATAATACCGCAAGGACTGAAACCCCCGAGCAGGCACGCGAGATAGATGAAAAGATAATCGCCTCATGGACTGGTCATCCTCATCTCAGGGTAATAGATAATTCCACCGACTTTGAAGGCAAAATGCAAAGGCTAATGGCTGAGATAGCTTCGTTCCTTGGGGAGCCTGAGCCCCTTGAGATAGAGCGTAAATTTCTTATCGAATATCCCGACACTGCTATGCTGGAGGCACTGCCCAACTGCTCGCGTGTGGAGATAATACAGACCTATCTGAAATCAGATAACGGCGATGAAGTCCGCGTGCGCCAGCGCGGCACAGGCGGAAGTTTCGTATACTACCTCACCCGCAAGAAAAAGATATCCGAGATGAAGCGCGTTGAGATAGAACGCAGACTTACTCAGGAAGAATACCTTGCCATGCTTATGGAAGCCGATACATCCAGAAGACAGATACGAAAGACAAGGTATTGTCTTTCCGAGAACAACCTATATTACGAGATAGATGTCTATCCCTTTTGGGATGACAAGGCTATCGCAGAGATAGAACTCAGTAACGAGAGCACCGAGATAGTGTTCCCTGATTTCATAAAGGTGATAAAGGAAGTCACCGATGACGAATCCTATAAAAACGCTGCACTTGCACTGATATAATAAAGCACAAAGCCCGAAAGAGGAACATCCTTTTTCGGGCATTTTTTATGGTTATCCCGCTGACACACTCAATTAAATGGTGTTATATCGGAACTTGAAATACTTGGCGGTTATCCTTTTTCCCCACCTGCGGCGTGGGAAGGATAACTTCAACACGATGTTCTGTTATTATATAGTACTTTGTGGTGGCGTGCTAAAGGGATACCCATGTTTTTTTATCAGGATCATTATTTAAGCACATCATTTCATTGTACGATCTGCCAATGCTTCGCTGACGGGCTTTGTATAAACAAATGATTTTATATTTAACTCGGACATATTTCTGCAAGAGTTGTACAAAAACGTACAACTTTTTGAGGTTTTTCGCTGTATATAGAGGGACATGAAAATCCCGGCACATCAAAAGTGCCGTTTACATATATCGACCTCGGCACGCACGATGGCAGGCTGACGCTGACTATGACTGCGGGATATGAAGCGACGTGCTATACTGTGCAGAGGACAGCAGCTTGACAATTCTCACGGAGATACATTTCGCATTAAAGGCACAGCATGATCAGAAATCTGCTGCTGTGTATTTCCATGAGTTCATAATTAATTTGCAGTAAGTTTTATCTTCATCGAATGATTCGGGCACACCGAGAAAAATGCGTAAAATAGGCTTTGTATTTAGTAAAATACGATGAAAATATCACGATATATTTGAATAATAATATTGAAAAGGATATGGGAATGTGATATAATAAAATATTGAAAGAAGATTTATTTGTTAAGGGCGCAGGGCGCGTCCTGTTGGGTTAGAAAACGTGTATAATTAAACGGAGGTAATCGTATGAAAAAAGTGTTGGCTGGTGTCTTGGCTGTCATGATGACTTTTTCGGGTACAGCTTTGCCCGAAAATCAGTTCTGGAAAGGTGCAGGTGTTATAAGTGCCTCTGCTGAAAACTGGACTTCGGTAAGATCTCTTACATCAGATATGACTGTGTCAGGCTCAGTAGAAACCAATAGTGATATCATCCTAAACGGACACACTCTTACTATCAACGGAGATCTGTATATGACAGCAGGTATGCTGGAAATGGGTACAGGTAAACTTGTAGTAAACGGAAATCTTTATATAGGCAAATATAATGCGAGTTCGTATGCACACATCAGGATGCAGGACAGCTCAGCATCCATAACCGTCAAAGGTGATCTGAATTGGAATGTTGCAAAAAGTGAGTATATCGGAGAATATATTACAGCAGGTACTATAAATCTTGCCGGTGATGTGCGTGATTATGTGACATCGTACGTGAATCCGAATGCATTTAGAATGTCAGGTACTGGAATTCTAAATCTCAATGGCACAGGGATCCAGACTATACAAGGCGGATACTGTTCTATTATAGCAAAGCTTAACATCACAAATAACCGTACAGTTGATTTGGAGGGCTTTTTTGATTCTGCTACCCCTCTAACCTCTGATCTGAATATCGTAACTCAGAATGGTATTAAAATAACCCGTATGGTCATGGGCGGAAAGAATGTTACGATAACCGGAAAGGTCATTCAATTTGAAAAGGATATCGAACTTGGCGGCGGTACGCTCACTATCAACGGTGATTTTATTGCTGAAGGCGGTGAAACAAAACTCGAAGGCGGAAAGCTGAACGTCAGCGGAGATTACAGTATAGGAAAGTTTACCAGCTTGGGTGAACTCGGATCCTCGGATGCGGGACTTGATATGTCGAACAGCAGTGATGTTGTTAACGTAGGCGGAAATTTCGCTATTAAAAACTGGGCAGGTTCTTCTCATTGTTCCACACAGATGACTGCAGGCAAAATGTATGTCGGCGGAAACTTCAGCTGCAGTTCAAGCCATGTAACATTCGGCTCGGGAAATACTGTTTATATGAACGGTAACGGCCCTCAGACCGTAAATCTTACCCTTGGAAAGAAGATATATAATCTCGTACTGGTACAGGATCTTGATAAATATAATTCGGATATAGCTAATTATGCCGTAAAGCTTGTGACAAATCAGCCTGATATTTCCAACGGTACAGTGACTCTCAGTTCGTCTTCCTATACCTATGACGGCACTGCCAAGCAGCCTGCTGTAACTGTAAAGTTAGACGGAAAAACACTCATCGAAGGTACTGATTATACCGTTACGTTTTCCGACAATACAAATAAAGGTACTGCTTCAGCCACGGTTAAAGGCAAGGGCAGCTATACAGGCACTGTCACAAAAACTTTCACCATCAATGCCGCAAATATCGGCAGTGCGGCACTTTCACCCTCAAGCTATACCTATGACGGATCGGCAAAAACTCCCGGACTGACATATAATTCCAGAACTTTGGTGAAGAATACTGACTATACCGTAACCTATTCCAATAACACCAATGCGGGTACTGCTACTGCATCTGTTACGGGCAAGGGGAATTTCACAGGCACCGCCACCAAGACTTTCGCCATAAGTGCCAAGAGCGCAAGCACCCTGACAATGACAGTTTCGCCAACCAATTACACTTA
Encoded proteins:
- a CDS encoding carboxyl transferase domain-containing protein yields the protein MSETKKSLAELQALIADSAARTRLTYLFDEGKFTELDAFAGEAAGVVTAYGYADGEPVYAFSQDVSVKSGAMTEVGARKIAKVYDLAAKTGTPVVGIYDSYGADVNDSAAALRAYGELMLWTANLSGVVPQIAVVAGVCSGTAALLAEAADFVVMAKDASLYAVPNAKSNGSAENAAANGTVCAVCDDDKAAVEKAKDILLKLPSNNLSPVPVYEYEEPTAAAGSDIDSLTKAVFDADSVIELSAGFGGAAYTALATVNGETVGVAATNKTKDRLTEDDCAKLARFVRTCDAFAVPVVTFVDTEGFAGNDDTEAAGAVKSMSKLAHAYAEATTAKVSVVTGKAYGAAYIALAGKGANADVAYALPTAVISALDPVTAVEFMEHDKLAGAEDLTAARNALADEFAKTQASAANAAVNGLVDGIVDASQLRSAVVDALAMMSGKRISRLPKKHSNIQL
- a CDS encoding biotin/lipoyl-containing protein, with amino-acid sequence MKRYNITVNGKAYDVAVEEVGADAAAPVAAAPAPAAKPAAAPAPAAAPAANVEGTKVTAPMPGNVLDVKVSVGDTVSAGQAIVVLEAMKMENDINAPVAGKVLSITATKGSQVDTGAVLAVIG
- a CDS encoding oxaloacetate decarboxylase subunit alpha — its product is MAKLKITETVLRDAHQSLLATRMSMDDMKPILSTMDKIGFYSAECWGGATFDSCIRFLNEDPWERLRTLRKEMPNTKLQMLFRGQNMLGYRHYADDLVEYFVQKSIANGIDIIRIFDALNDIRNLQTAIKAANKEKGHAQVAISYTLGEVFTHQYYMDYAKRIQEAGADSICIKDMAALLTPYEAETLVRDIKSVVDIPVQLHTHYTSGLASMCIMKAVEAGVDAVDTAMSPLALGTSHAPTESIVATFQGTEYDTGLDLVKLNEVRDYFMGLRKKYIDNGLLDPSMLATNTNALLYQVPGGMLSNLLSQLKQAGKADQLEDVLKEVPRVRKDSGFPPLVTPTSQIVGTQAVFNVIMGERYKTVTKEFKGLVKGEYGKTPVDIDPAFRKKILGDEEPIDCRPADLLKPEFDTMKKECAEWTEQEEDILTYAMFPKVAPKFFKDRRDKKYGVDGAHSDADNKVHPV
- the gap gene encoding type I glyceraldehyde-3-phosphate dehydrogenase, which gives rise to MANVKVAINGFGRIGRLAFRQMFGAEGYEIVAINDLTKPSMLANLLKFDTAQGGYCGRIGENTHTVSADDEANTITVDGKTLQIYAKANAAELPWGELGVDVVLECTGFYCSKAKSQAHIDAGAKKVVISAPAGNDLPTIVFSVNEKTLTKDDKIISAASCTTNCLAPMAKALNDYAPIQSGIMSTIHAYTGDQMILDGPHRKGDMRRARAGAANIVPNSTGAAKAIGLVIPELNGKLIGSAQRVPVPTGSTTILTAVVKKADVTVDGINAAMKAAASESFGYNTDPIVSSDVIGMRFGSLFDATQTMVSKISDDLYEVQVVSWYDNENSYTSQMVRTIKYFAELG
- a CDS encoding helix-turn-helix domain-containing protein yields the protein MRLKELRKKKHITQLRLAMDLNMNQNSISRYETGEREADYKTLILFADYFGVSIDYLLERTDDPTFHK
- a CDS encoding serine carboxypeptidase, with the protein product MKSTVFLCVEGDTRQAYVCESLRAFGNVYIIGKDGAVPENMPEKADVLVLPMMTGEEYDIDPAMVTSHLISGGLVLGGRLSHGQKKLFSDMGFSAEDYFLRESLALKNAVPTAEGTLMTVMANTTGTVYQSRILVLGYGRTGKSCARLFSAAGADCTVAARRPEILAQAWSDGHHTVHLSDIANSADSFDTIINTVPAVVLTEEILSCVQKNCLIVDLASMPGGTDFFAAERLGIKAIHALALPAKAAPAASGRYIAETIIEMLEERGMTNC
- a CDS encoding dipicolinate synthase subunit B, which produces MLTENKLNGIRIGYALSGSFCTFEKSLAAAEVLRSMGAELLPVMSFNAASLDTRFGKAEDFIRRLEAIADRPVIKTIADAEPIGPRKLCDIMVVAPCTANTAAKLALGITDTPLTMAVKSHLRSGRPVVVAISTNDALGACAKNIGILHNYRHYYFAPYSQDDHAGKPASMVADLSLLPDTVALALEGVQIQPVIR
- a CDS encoding AAA family ATPase, coding for MDIVKIVITGGPCGGKSTAMSLIMKEFDKLGYTVLFVPETASELIGGGVAPWTCGRNVDFQKCLFALQLEKERVFRQAAMTMGKDKYLIVCDRGALDNKAYMSSDEFTEVLDSIGMKEVELRDNYDAVFHLVTAAKGAEKFYTLDNNTARTETPEQAREIDEKIIASWTGHPHLRVIDNSTDFEGKMQRLMAEIASFLGEPEPLEIERKFLIEYPDTAMLEALPNCSRVEIIQTYLKSDNGDEVRVRQRGTGGSFVYYLTRKKKISEMKRVEIERRLTQEEYLAMLMEADTSRRQIRKTRYCLSENNLYYEIDVYPFWDDKAIAEIELSNESTEIVFPDFIKVIKEVTDDESYKNAALALI